The Plasmodium brasilianum strain Bolivian I chromosome 11, whole genome shotgun sequence nucleotide sequence TAACAAATTATTCCAACGTATAAtaggaaaataattttaaatgtagAGTACAAGTATGCTTTCCCTTTTTAGAGCAATAAGAGAAAATTTGCTCATTGGGCATGCTTTTGAATCacttgttttttgtttttttttttcaaaattcaTGTTTATCCATTCAAATTGATAATGTGCCTCATCCGCATAGATAggaacatatacatacataaatacgtacatacggtactacatacaaatatatatatacatacgcatgtattttttttttattattacaataaacGGAaaagcatatacatataaatatatatatatatataactctCATTTATGAAGTGTTCGTGAATAATGACATTAATGTGAGgccttttaatttaatttaatttaatttaatttttttttttttttatttcaacaTAGTATTAATGCCTGATTGAAAGGTAAAAAATCGTTATGTTGTGTTAaaagcatacatatatataaaatataaaagaacgtaagtgtgtatacatatatagctgatttaaatatatgttttacttataaaaaaaaaaaaatcaatcttatattttgatgaaaatagataaaataaaaatatgccaAAAAGATTTGTACTACGGAATGCATTTTACTTGCCAGCGTTATTTTTGGGTGGAGCATCTTTAAGTCATTATTTTGCATCAAAAGAATTGgatgaaatagaaaaagaagcTACAAAACCTATTTTGGGATTTTCAACTGGTTTGGTTATAGGCTTAGTAATAGGTATTTGCA carries:
- a CDS encoding succinate dehydrogenase subunit 3 encodes the protein MPKRFVLRNAFYLPALFLGGASLSHYFASKELDEIEKEATKPILGFSTGLVIGLVIGICIGTNYYYIFNKIFSFFDYFMKDDSEEKND